The proteins below are encoded in one region of Misgurnus anguillicaudatus chromosome 24, ASM2758022v2, whole genome shotgun sequence:
- the LOC129438975 gene encoding uncharacterized protein isoform X1 → MDQTKTSTDGDFLPGCSSDHQKRSDPEFSCASMNSDASMDNSLHFKNEETRPNLRSDHQKRSDPEYSCVSMKSDVSMDNPLHFKNEETRPNLSSDHQKRSDPEISCVSMKSDVSIDHPVNFKSGDTRPDNRPKVTEPDFKGRKTEQSENQTPDMSPRFSHESNLAEFLNTFRSNLRKKFECLYEVTSNERNPTLLNEIYTELYITESESGEISNEHEVRQIETQSRRTTTEETPIKCNDIFKPLPEQNKHIRSVLTKGVAGIGKTVSVQKFILDWAEEKENQDVHLIFPLHFREINLMKKKTLSLLDLLHLFFPQTKEMEIFSDKYKVLFIFDGLDECRLSLDFHSSVRLCDVSESTSVDVMLTNLIKGNLFPSALIWITSRPAAADLIPSECVDRVTEVRGFSDPQKEEYFRKRISDESLSDQIISHLKSSRSLYIMCHIPVFCWISVTVLERMLSEAERREIPKTLTQMYTHFLIIQTNIKHQKDYEKKDEDMIFKLGKLAFEQLVKGNLIFYDEDLRECGIDVAEASVYSGLCTQIFREEKSSDQVKVNCFVHLSIQEHLAALYAHISFTNYNRYVFDQSHKAGWFWKILSRLICKSSDQISLSELHQRAVDESLQSKNGHLDLFLRFLLGLSLESNQILLQDLPTQMRRCSYMKEETVKYIKQKMNENRSTEKSINLIHCLNELGDDSLLQEIKDYVTSYSMGKTKLSSSQWTALVFVLLTSDQHLDELNLNKFIGDKNKADEVLVKLKPLIKETKKIKLSDCNIKDEGCVALTSALRSNPSHLTHLDLSDNNLRDSGVKLISDVLKNPDCKLEILKLSDCNITDEGCVALTSALRSNPSHVRDLDLSVNYKLRDSGVKLISDVLKNPDCKLEILHLNKCDITDEGCVALTSALRSNPSHLTHLDLSRNKLSDSGVKLISDVLKNPDCKLELLKLCSCDITDEGCVALTSALRSNPSHLRDLDLTENNLRDSGVKLISDVMKNPDCKLKILKLWCFNIAAEGDAALISNYLHVTKLNYINVGDTEVKLISDVLKNPDCKLQILDLEQCNITNKGCVALTSALRSNPSHLTHLNLSVNKLRDSGVKLISDVLKNPDCKLKILKLRSCDITDEGCVALTSALRSNPSHLTHLNLCNNKLRGSGVKLISDVLKNPDCKLEILDLYGCDITDEGCVALTSALRSNPSYLIDLDLCLNKLRDSGVKLISDLLKNPDCKLELLKLEQCNITDKGCVALCSALRSNPSHLTHLDLSKNNLRDSGVKLISDVLKNPDCKLEILKLERCNITDKSCVALNSALTSNPSSHLRDLYLFENKLTDSGVKLISDLKDDPHYKLQIVRW, encoded by the exons ATGgatcaaacaaaaacatcaacagATGGAGATTTTCTTCCAGGATGCAG TTCAGatcatcagaagagatcagatccaGAGTTTAGCTGTGCGTCTATGAATAGTGACGCGTCTATGGATAATTCATTACACTTTAAGAATGAAGAGACGAGGCCTAATCTAAG GTCAGatcatcagaagagatcagatccagagtacagctgtgtgtctatgaagagtgaCGTGTCTATGGATAATccattacactttaaaaatgaagAGACAAGGCCTAATTTAAG TTCAGatcatcagaagagatcagatccagagatcagctgtgtgtctatgaagagtgaCGTGTCTATTGATCATCCAGTAAATTTTAAAAGTGGTGATACAAGGCCTGATAACAG ACCAAAAGTAACTGAACCCGACTTTAAGGGTAGGAAGACTGAGCAATCTGAGAATCAAACACCAGACATGAGTCCTCGTTTCAG cCATGAGTCTAATCTTGCTGAATTCCTAAACACATTCAGATCAAATCTGAGGAAGAAGTTTGAGTGTTTGTATGAGGTAACATCAAATGAGAGAAACCCAACACTACTGAATGAGATCTACACAGAGCTCTACATCACAGAGAGTGAAAGTGGAGAGATCAGTAATGAACATGAGgtgagacagattgagacacaatccagaagaacaacaacagaggagacaccaatcaaatgtaatgacatctttaaacctttacctgaacaaaacaaacacatcagaagtgtgctgacaaagggagtcgctggcattggaaaaacagtctctgtacagaagttcattctggactgggctgaagagaaagagaatcaggaCGTCCACCTTATATTTCCACTTCATTTCAGAGAGATCAATTTGATGAAGAAGAAAACACTCAGTCTTTtagatcttcttcatcttttcttcccacaaacaaaagaaatggaaatcttcagtgataaatataaagtgttgttcatctttgatggtttggatgagtgtcgtctgtctctggattttcacagcagtgtgaggttgtgtgatgtaagtgaatcaacctcagtggacgtgatgctgacaaacctcatcaaggggaatctgtttccttctgctctcatctggatcacctccagaccagcagcagctgatctcatcccctctgagtgtgttgatcgagtcacagaggtacgaggcttcagtgatccacagaaggaggaatacttcaggaagagaatcagtgatgagagtctgtctgatcaaatcatctcacacctgaagtcatccaggagtctctacatcatgtgtcacatcccagtcttctgctggatttcagtcactgttctagagagaatgttgagtgaagcagagagaagagagatccccaagactctcactcaaatgtacacacacttcctgatcattcagacaaacatcaaacatcagaaggactatgagaagaaagatgaagacatgatcttcaaactgggtaaactggcttttgagcagcttgtgaaaggcaatctgatcttctatgatgaagacctgagagagtgtggcattgatgtagcagaagcatcagtgtactcaggattgtgtactcagatcttcagagaggaGAAAAGCTCGGATCAGGTGAAAGTTAACTGCTTTGTTCATCTCAGCATTCAGGAACATCTAGCAGCTCTTTATGCTCACATCTCCTTCACGAACTACAACAGATATGTGTTTGATCAAAGTCATAAGGCAGGTTGGTTTTGGAAAATATTGAGCAGATTAATATGTAAATCATCAGACCAGATTTCATTATCTGAGTTACATCAGCGAGCTGTAGATGAATCTTTACAGAGTAAGAATGGACACCTGGATCTTTTTCTGCGTTTTCTTCTGGGTCTTTCGTTGGAGTCCAATCAGATTCTCTTACAGGATCTACCGACACAGATGAGAAGATGCTCCTACATGAAAGAGGAAACtgttaagtacattaaacagaagATGAATGAGAATCGGTCTACAGAGAAATCCATCAATCTGATTCACTGTCTGAATGAACTCGGTGATGATTCACTGCTGCAGGAGATTAAAGATTATGTGACATCTTATTCAATGGGAAAGACCAAACTCTCCTCTTCACAGTGGACagctttagtttttgtgttgttgacgTCTGACCAGCATTTGGATGAACTTaatctaaataaatttattggagataaaaatAAAGCAGATGAAGTTCTTGTGAAACTGAAGCCactgattaaagaaaccaaaaaaatCAA GTTGAGTGATTGTAATATCAAGGATGagggttgtgttgctctgacttcagctctgagatcaaacccatcacacctgacacatctggatctgtctgataataatctaagagattcaggagtgaagctgatctctgatgtactgaagaatcctgactgtaaactggagatactgAA GTTGAGtgattgtaatatcacagatgaaggttgtgttgctctgacttcagctctgagatcaaacccatcacacgtGAGAGATCTAGATCTGTCTGTGAATTATAAactaagagattcaggagtgaagctgatctctgatgtactgaagaatcctgactgtaaactggagatactgCA ctTGAATAAGtgtgatatcacagatgaaggttgtgttgctctgacttcagctctgagatcaaacccatcacacctgacacaTCTGGATCTGTCTCGTAATAAACTAAgtgattcaggagtgaagctgatctctgatgtactgaagaatcctgactgtaaactggagtTACTGAA gttgtgtagttgtgatatcacagatgaaggttgtgttgctctgacttcagctctgagatcaaacccatcacacctgagagatctgGATCTGACTGAGAATAatctaagagattcaggagtgaagctgatctctgatgtaatgaagaatcctgactgtaaactgaagatACTAAA GTTGTGGTGTTTTAATATCGCAGCTGAAGGTGATGCTGCTCTGATTTCAAACTACTTACATGTGACAAAACTGAATTATATTAATGTAGGAGATACAgaagtgaagctgatctctgatgtactgaagaatcctgactgcaAACTACAGATACTGGA TTTGGAGCAGTGTAATATCACAAAtaaaggttgtgttgctctgacttcagctctgagatcaaacccatcacacctgacacaTCTGAATCTGTCTGTGAATAAACTAAGAGATTcgggagtgaagctgatctctgatgtactgaagaatcctgactgtaaactgaagatACTGAA gttgaggAGTTGTGATATCAcggatgaaggttgtgttgctctgacttcagctctgagatcaaacccatcacacctgacacaTCTGAATCTGTGTAATAATAAACTAAGAGGTTCAGGAGTGAAGCttatctctgatgtactgaagaatcctgactgtaaactagAGATACTGGA ctTGTATGGTtgtgatatcacagatgaaggttgtgttgctctgacttcagctctgagatcaaacccatcataCCTGATAGATCTGGATCTGTGTCTGAATAAactaagagattcaggagtgaagctgatctctgatctactgaagaatcctgactgtaaactggagtTACTGAA gttggagcagtgtaatatcacagataaaggttgtgttgctctgtgttcagctctgagatcaaacccatcacacctgacacatctggatctgtctaaaaataatctaagagattcaggagtgaagctgatctctgatgtactgaagaatcctgactgtaaactggagatactAAA gttggagcggtgtaatatcacagataaaAGTTGTGTCGCTCTGAATTCAGCTCTGACATCAAACCCATCATCACACCTAAGAGATCTGTATCTGTTTGAGAATAAACTtacagattcaggagtgaagctgatctctgatctaAAAGATGATCCACATTATAAACTACAGATAGTACG TTGGTGA
- the LOC129438975 gene encoding uncharacterized protein isoform X2 → MDQTKTSTDGDFLPGCSSDHQKRSDPEFSCASMNSDASMDNSLHFKNEETRPNLRSDHQKRSDPEYSCVSMKSDVSMDNPLHFKNEETRPNLSSDHQKRSDPEISCVSMKSDVSIDHPVNFKSGDTRPDNRPKVTEPDFKGRKTEQSENQTPDMSPRFSHESNLAEFLNTFRSNLRKKFECLYEVTSNERNPTLLNEIYTELYITESESGEISNEHEVRQIETQSRRTTTEETPIKCNDIFKPLPEQNKHIRSVLTKGVAGIGKTVSVQKFILDWAEEKENQDVHLIFPLHFREINLMKKKTLSLLDLLHLFFPQTKEMEIFSDKYKVLFIFDGLDECRLSLDFHSSVRLCDVSESTSVDVMLTNLIKGNLFPSALIWITSRPAAADLIPSECVDRVTEVRGFSDPQKEEYFRKRISDESLSDQIISHLKSSRSLYIMCHIPVFCWISVTVLERMLSEAERREIPKTLTQMYTHFLIIQTNIKHQKDYEKKDEDMIFKLGKLAFEQLVKGNLIFYDEDLRECGIDVAEASVYSGLCTQIFREEKSSDQVKVNCFVHLSIQEHLAALYAHISFTNYNRYVFDQSHKAGWFWKILSRLICKSSDQISLSELHQRAVDESLQSKNGHLDLFLRFLLGLSLESNQILLQDLPTQMRRCSYMKEETVKYIKQKMNENRSTEKSINLIHCLNELGDDSLLQEIKDYVTSYSMGKTKLSSSQWTALVFVLLTSDQHLDELNLNKFIGDKNKADEVLVKLKPLIKETKKIKLSDCNIKDEGCVALTSALRSNPSHLTHLDLSDNNLRDSGVKLISDVLKNPDCKLEILKLSDCNITDEGCVALTSALRSNPSHVRDLDLSVNYKLRDSGVKLISDVLKNPDCKLEILHLNKCDITDEGCVALTSALRSNPSHLTHLDLSRNKLSDSGVKLISDVLKNPDCKLELLKLCSCDITDEGCVALTSALRSNPSHLRDLDLTENNLRDSGVKLISDVMKNPDCKLKILKLWCFNIAAEGDAALISNYLHVTKLNYINVGDTEVKLISDVLKNPDCKLQILDLEQCNITNKGCVALTSALRSNPSHLTHLNLSVNKLRDSGVKLISDVLKNPDCKLKILKLRSCDITDEGCVALTSALRSNPSHLTHLNLCNNKLRGSGVKLISDVLKNPDCKLEILELEQCNITDKGCVALCSALRSNPSHLTHLDLSKNNLRDSGVKLISDVLKNPDCKLEILKLERCNITDKSCVALNSALTSNPSSHLRDLYLFENKLTDSGVKLISDLKDDPHYKLQIVRW, encoded by the exons ATGgatcaaacaaaaacatcaacagATGGAGATTTTCTTCCAGGATGCAG TTCAGatcatcagaagagatcagatccaGAGTTTAGCTGTGCGTCTATGAATAGTGACGCGTCTATGGATAATTCATTACACTTTAAGAATGAAGAGACGAGGCCTAATCTAAG GTCAGatcatcagaagagatcagatccagagtacagctgtgtgtctatgaagagtgaCGTGTCTATGGATAATccattacactttaaaaatgaagAGACAAGGCCTAATTTAAG TTCAGatcatcagaagagatcagatccagagatcagctgtgtgtctatgaagagtgaCGTGTCTATTGATCATCCAGTAAATTTTAAAAGTGGTGATACAAGGCCTGATAACAG ACCAAAAGTAACTGAACCCGACTTTAAGGGTAGGAAGACTGAGCAATCTGAGAATCAAACACCAGACATGAGTCCTCGTTTCAG cCATGAGTCTAATCTTGCTGAATTCCTAAACACATTCAGATCAAATCTGAGGAAGAAGTTTGAGTGTTTGTATGAGGTAACATCAAATGAGAGAAACCCAACACTACTGAATGAGATCTACACAGAGCTCTACATCACAGAGAGTGAAAGTGGAGAGATCAGTAATGAACATGAGgtgagacagattgagacacaatccagaagaacaacaacagaggagacaccaatcaaatgtaatgacatctttaaacctttacctgaacaaaacaaacacatcagaagtgtgctgacaaagggagtcgctggcattggaaaaacagtctctgtacagaagttcattctggactgggctgaagagaaagagaatcaggaCGTCCACCTTATATTTCCACTTCATTTCAGAGAGATCAATTTGATGAAGAAGAAAACACTCAGTCTTTtagatcttcttcatcttttcttcccacaaacaaaagaaatggaaatcttcagtgataaatataaagtgttgttcatctttgatggtttggatgagtgtcgtctgtctctggattttcacagcagtgtgaggttgtgtgatgtaagtgaatcaacctcagtggacgtgatgctgacaaacctcatcaaggggaatctgtttccttctgctctcatctggatcacctccagaccagcagcagctgatctcatcccctctgagtgtgttgatcgagtcacagaggtacgaggcttcagtgatccacagaaggaggaatacttcaggaagagaatcagtgatgagagtctgtctgatcaaatcatctcacacctgaagtcatccaggagtctctacatcatgtgtcacatcccagtcttctgctggatttcagtcactgttctagagagaatgttgagtgaagcagagagaagagagatccccaagactctcactcaaatgtacacacacttcctgatcattcagacaaacatcaaacatcagaaggactatgagaagaaagatgaagacatgatcttcaaactgggtaaactggcttttgagcagcttgtgaaaggcaatctgatcttctatgatgaagacctgagagagtgtggcattgatgtagcagaagcatcagtgtactcaggattgtgtactcagatcttcagagaggaGAAAAGCTCGGATCAGGTGAAAGTTAACTGCTTTGTTCATCTCAGCATTCAGGAACATCTAGCAGCTCTTTATGCTCACATCTCCTTCACGAACTACAACAGATATGTGTTTGATCAAAGTCATAAGGCAGGTTGGTTTTGGAAAATATTGAGCAGATTAATATGTAAATCATCAGACCAGATTTCATTATCTGAGTTACATCAGCGAGCTGTAGATGAATCTTTACAGAGTAAGAATGGACACCTGGATCTTTTTCTGCGTTTTCTTCTGGGTCTTTCGTTGGAGTCCAATCAGATTCTCTTACAGGATCTACCGACACAGATGAGAAGATGCTCCTACATGAAAGAGGAAACtgttaagtacattaaacagaagATGAATGAGAATCGGTCTACAGAGAAATCCATCAATCTGATTCACTGTCTGAATGAACTCGGTGATGATTCACTGCTGCAGGAGATTAAAGATTATGTGACATCTTATTCAATGGGAAAGACCAAACTCTCCTCTTCACAGTGGACagctttagtttttgtgttgttgacgTCTGACCAGCATTTGGATGAACTTaatctaaataaatttattggagataaaaatAAAGCAGATGAAGTTCTTGTGAAACTGAAGCCactgattaaagaaaccaaaaaaatCAA GTTGAGTGATTGTAATATCAAGGATGagggttgtgttgctctgacttcagctctgagatcaaacccatcacacctgacacatctggatctgtctgataataatctaagagattcaggagtgaagctgatctctgatgtactgaagaatcctgactgtaaactggagatactgAA GTTGAGtgattgtaatatcacagatgaaggttgtgttgctctgacttcagctctgagatcaaacccatcacacgtGAGAGATCTAGATCTGTCTGTGAATTATAAactaagagattcaggagtgaagctgatctctgatgtactgaagaatcctgactgtaaactggagatactgCA ctTGAATAAGtgtgatatcacagatgaaggttgtgttgctctgacttcagctctgagatcaaacccatcacacctgacacaTCTGGATCTGTCTCGTAATAAACTAAgtgattcaggagtgaagctgatctctgatgtactgaagaatcctgactgtaaactggagtTACTGAA gttgtgtagttgtgatatcacagatgaaggttgtgttgctctgacttcagctctgagatcaaacccatcacacctgagagatctgGATCTGACTGAGAATAatctaagagattcaggagtgaagctgatctctgatgtaatgaagaatcctgactgtaaactgaagatACTAAA GTTGTGGTGTTTTAATATCGCAGCTGAAGGTGATGCTGCTCTGATTTCAAACTACTTACATGTGACAAAACTGAATTATATTAATGTAGGAGATACAgaagtgaagctgatctctgatgtactgaagaatcctgactgcaAACTACAGATACTGGA TTTGGAGCAGTGTAATATCACAAAtaaaggttgtgttgctctgacttcagctctgagatcaaacccatcacacctgacacaTCTGAATCTGTCTGTGAATAAACTAAGAGATTcgggagtgaagctgatctctgatgtactgaagaatcctgactgtaaactgaagatACTGAA gttgaggAGTTGTGATATCAcggatgaaggttgtgttgctctgacttcagctctgagatcaaacccatcacacctgacacaTCTGAATCTGTGTAATAATAAACTAAGAGGTTCAGGAGTGAAGCttatctctgatgtactgaagaatcctgactgtaaactagAGATACTGGA gttggagcagtgtaatatcacagataaaggttgtgttgctctgtgttcagctctgagatcaaacccatcacacctgacacatctggatctgtctaaaaataatctaagagattcaggagtgaagctgatctctgatgtactgaagaatcctgactgtaaactggagatactAAA gttggagcggtgtaatatcacagataaaAGTTGTGTCGCTCTGAATTCAGCTCTGACATCAAACCCATCATCACACCTAAGAGATCTGTATCTGTTTGAGAATAAACTtacagattcaggagtgaagctgatctctgatctaAAAGATGATCCACATTATAAACTACAGATAGTACG TTGGTGA